In Oceaniferula marina, the following proteins share a genomic window:
- a CDS encoding Dabb family protein, producing MTRHFGVFQFKADITQEQIYACFEALVDLQNKIPGLQSVEHGPYQSDEGLNDGFTHGFIMTFDSPEARDAYLPHPDHLKVVDLIQPKLERLVVFDFNL from the coding sequence ATGACCAGACATTTCGGAGTATTCCAATTCAAAGCTGATATCACCCAGGAGCAAATCTACGCCTGTTTCGAAGCGCTCGTGGATCTTCAAAACAAAATCCCCGGCCTGCAAAGTGTCGAACACGGCCCCTATCAATCCGACGAGGGGCTCAATGATGGTTTCACTCACGGATTCATCATGACCTTCGATTCCCCCGAAGCCCGTGACGCCTATCTACCACATCCAGACCACCTTAAAGTGGTCGATCTCATCCAACCCAAGCTGGAACGTCTCGTCGTTTTCGACTTCAACCTCTAA